Proteins from a single region of Oryza brachyantha chromosome 6, ObraRS2, whole genome shotgun sequence:
- the LOC102706570 gene encoding CDK5RAP3-like protein, translating to MHDPAEIRNLPIDIAFGRLQEWLVDRKRVPQDWRKRLAGVRARVAAAFASVPRELDPSLLALEPDEIGYLEAKKIYGILLESNTESRNIFGRLTGSAGEWEAIVKAYEKDHLFLGEAAQIMVQNVNYDIPYQRKQMQKTQQQLAELDRREADIKRLAALSASRYAEACQELGLQGINVRQELIESAKTLPSTFTKILEVLNSDPVSKATEYYTTFVRDCHAEDKENCKSVLQNLKQLQANPPSLHISVCNEVETSLGETSKAHGSNVTGEENIASNMSADDIDWDISLDDNGIDWDIGAVEQPVEESGNGFGSYEIIDANVELAGSENYNFGISDDPSVNKSSSSEPGICWDITDDNPEENATMQNAPESGQPQSSAEERSQLLEKEYRNNILDDLLEVKAFLTQRLGEMRNADTSSLQHQVQAVSPFVLQQYAPENLENMLAEVSSAISLLTNQKTLDLIMILNSKRFLDRLVSTLEDKKHHEVKLREGLGDLSVKRMELQNALSSSWPKQEAAITKTRELKKLCEATLSSVFDGRPVHIIGEINTLLSSSVSQLAG from the exons ATGCACGACCCGGCGGAGATCCGGAACCTCCCCATCGACATCGCCTTCGGCCGCCTCCAGGAGTGGCTGGTGGACCGCAAGCGGGTGCCGCAGGACTGGAGGAagcgcctcgccggcgtccgcgcccgcgtcgCGGCGGCCTTCGCCTCCGTCCCGCGTGAACTCgacccctccctcctcgccctcgAGCCAGACG AAATTGGGTATCTTGAAGCAAAGAAGATATATGGCATCCTCCTGGAGTCCAACACGGAGAGTAGGAACATATTTGGCCGCCTGACTGGATCCGCG GGTGAATGGGAAGCCATTGTTAAAGCCTATGAGAAGGACCATTTGTTTCTTGGAGAAGCAGCTCAGATCATGGTCCAGAATGTGAACTACGACAT TCCTTATCAGAGGAAGCAGATGCAAAAGACCCAGCAGCAGCTTGCAGAGCTGGACAGAAGGGAGGCTGACATTAAGCGACTTGCAGCTTTGTCCGCAAGTAGATATGCAGAAGCTTGCCAGGAGCTTGGTCTGCAG GGAATCAATGTGCGCCAAGAACTGATAGAGTCTGCAAAAACACTCCCTTCAACATTTACAAAAATCTTGGAAGTTCTGAACAGTGATCCAGTCTCAAAGGCTACTGAGTACTATACAACTTTTGTAAGGGACTGCCATGCTGAGGATAAG GAAAACTGCAAATCCGTGCTACAGAATCTGAAACAGTTGCAGGCTAATCCTCCTTCCCTTCATATCTCAGTATGCAATGAGGTTGAAACTTCACTTGGAGAGACATCAAAAGCTCATGGATCCAATGTGACTGGGGAAGAGAACATTGCCTCAAATATGTCTGCAGATGATATTGACTGGGACATCTCTTTGGATGATAATGGAATTGATTGGGATATTGGTGCTGTTGAACAACCTGTAGAAGAATCTGGCAATGGTTTTGgatcatatgaaattattgATGCCAATGTAGAGTTGGCAGGTTctgaaaattataattttggtATTTCAGATGATCCATCTGTGAACAAGTCTAGTTCATCTGAGCCTGGTATTTGCTGGGACATCACAGATGATAATCCTGAAGAAAATGCGACTATGCAGAACGCTCCTGAATCAGGACAGCCTCAAAGTTCAGCTGAAGAAAGAAGCCAATTACTAGAGAAAGAGTACAGAAATAATATTCTTGATGATTTACTTGAG GTTAAAGCATTTTTGACCCAACGCTTAGGGGAGATGAGGAATGCTGATACATCATCTCTACAGCATCAAGTGCAAGCTGTGTCACCATTTGTTCTGCAGCAGTATGCTCCTGAAAATTTAGAGAATATGCTTGCAGAGGTCTCATCAGCAATATCTTTACTGACTAACCAGAAAACTCTTGACCTTATAATGATTCTCAACTCAAAAAG GTTTTTAGACAGATTAGTATCAACATTAGAAGATAAGAAGCATCATGAGGTGAAACTACGAGAAGGCTTAGGTGATCTGTCAGTTAAGCGCATGGAGCTGCAAAACGCACTTTCCTCATCCTGGCCTAAGCAA GAGGCAGCAATTACAAAAACAAGGGAACTCAAGAAGCTCTGTGAGGCAACACTCTCATCTGTTTTTGATGGCAGGCCAGTGCATATAATTGGGGAGATCAATACTTTACTAAGTTCAAGTGTTAGTCAATTAGCTGGATGA
- the LOC102706849 gene encoding thioredoxin-like protein Clot, whose product MAVEKVDTTVADFDAHFDKLFAAGEDGGGKVKLLLFLADRDASSDLTWCPDCNVAEPVIYERVEALGKDVVLLRAYVGDKPTWRDPAHPWRVDPRFRLTGVPTLIRWENGAAAARLGDDEAHLADKIDAVLNDASSAN is encoded by the exons ATGGCGGTGGAAAAGGTGGACACGACCGTCGCCGACTTCGACGCCCACTTCGACAAGCTCTTCGCCGCGggggaagacggcggcggcaaggtgaagctgctcctcttcctcgccgacCGCGACGCCTCCTCCGACCTCACCTGGTGCCCCG ACTGCAACGTGGCGGAGCCGGTGATCTACGAGAGGGTGGAGGCGCTGGGGAAGGACGTGGTGCTGCTCCGCGCGTACGTCGGCGACAAGCCGACGTGGAGGGACCCGGCGCACCCGTGGAGGGTGGACCCGCGCTTCAGGCTCACGGGCGTCCCGACGCTCATCCGGTGGGAGAatggcgccgcggcggcgaggctcgGGGACGACGAGGCCCATCTCGCCGACAAGATCGACGCCGTCCTCAACGACGCCTCCTCCGCcaactga
- the LOC107304457 gene encoding inhibitor of trypsin and hageman factor-like — MSYDQAKWTCLSLPSCPAGKSAWPELVGKKGGEAKAVIERERPDITGAIFVPQGAFVTDDYCCNRVRIILDGSAGADLANAIVAAVPVIG; from the exons ATGTCATATGATCAAGCCAAATGGACTTGCCTCTCCCTACCGAGTTGCC CGGCTGGCAAGTCGGCGTGGCCGGAGCTGGTGGGGAAGAagggcggcgaggcgaaggcCGTGATCGAGAGGGAGAGGCCTGACATCACCGGAGCAATCTTTGTTCCGCAGGGCGCCTTCGTCACCGACGACTACTGCTGCAACCGCGTCCGCATCATCCTGGAtggcagcgccggcgccgacttGGCCAACGCCATTGTCGCCGCTGTTCCGGTGATCGGGTGA
- the LOC102704899 gene encoding protein LE25-like produces the protein MSSMKAKAEDAASSAKAAAHKAKATADEKVAKATTRDPAKKREAEERKEDRKLEAESDERVEKAGHAADSSGQRTFTTGTTG, from the exons ATGTCGAGCATGAAAGCCAAGGCCGAGGACGCCGCTTCCTCCGCCAAGGCCGCCGCCCATAAGGCCAAGGCCACCGCCGACGAGAAG gtggcgaaggcgacgacccGCGACCCGGCGAAGAagcgggaggcggaggagcggAAGGAGGACAGGAAGCTGGAGGCGGAGTCCGACGAGCGCGTCGAGAAGGCGGGCCACGCCGCCGACAGCTCCGGCCAGCGCACCTTCACCACCGGCACCACCGGGTAG